In the genome of Anomalospiza imberbis isolate Cuckoo-Finch-1a 21T00152 chromosome 29, ASM3175350v1, whole genome shotgun sequence, one region contains:
- the PRUNE1 gene encoding exopolyphosphatase PRUNE1, with protein sequence MEPFVAGNRAALQDRIRQHREIHVVMGNEACDLDSTVSALALAYFLAQTSPAPKAAFVPVLNIPRADFALRTETTFLLRDRGIPAASLIFRDEIDLGGLHHAGLLSLTLVDHHVLPRADAALEEAVVEVVDHRPLERDYGPPCRVTVEPVGSCATLVTERILQGPPGVLDGTTAALLHGTILLDCINLSPAAGKVTPRDVACVSLLEERFPELPGRDAVFGALQAAKFDVTGLTTEQMLRKDLKVLSSDEAVVAISGVFEDLETFLLRPGVLQDLEAFCQARGYAGLVAMTVCFNARHEPTRKLAVYSPQEPLRSTLCRALEEATTPSLLLRPLPSPWPCVAAYAQGNTVATRKKVLPLLRAALGGLGAAGGPEEEVVPPPTPMNSLVEECPLAQAVPPLCPQDVLERVSRIAVGQPPGSPK encoded by the exons ATGGAGCCGTTCGTGGCGGGGAAccgggcagctctgcag GATCGCATCCGGCAGCACCGGGAGATCCACGTGGTGATGGGCAACGAGGCCTGCGACCTGGACTCCACCGTCTCGGCGCTGGCCCTGGCCTATTTCCTAGCCCAG aCCTCCCCGGCTCCCAAAGCCGCCTTCGTGCCGGTGCTGAACATCCCCCGCGCCGACTTCGCGCTCCGGACGGAGACGACGTTCCTGCTGCGGGATCGGGGAATCCCGGCCGCCTCCCTCATCTTTCGGGATGAGATCGACCTGGGGGGGCTGCACCACGCTGGGCTGCTCTCCCTGACGCTGGTCGATCACCACGTCCTGCCCCG TGCCGACGCTGCTCTGGAAGAGGCCGTGGTGGAGGTCGTGGACCACCGGCCGCTGGAGCGGGACTACGGTCCCCCGTGCCGGGTGACCGTGGAGCCCGTGGGCTCCTGTGCCACGCTGGTGACCGAGCGGATCCTGCAGGGCCCCCCGGGCGTGCTGGACGGAACCACGGCCGCGCTGCTGCACG GCACCATCCTGCTGGACTGCATCAACCTGAGCCCGGCCGCGGGCAAGGTGACGCCCAGGGACGTGGCCTGCGTGTCCCTGCTGGAGGAGAGGTTCCCGGAGCTGCCGGGCCGTGACGCCGTGTTCGGAGCCCTGCAGGCGGCCAAGTTTGACGTCACTG GGCTGACGACGGAGCAGATGCTGCGGAAGGACCTCAAAGTCCTCTCCAGTGACGAGGCGGTCGTTGCCATCAGCGGCGTCTTCGAGGATCTGGAA ACGTTCCTGCTCCGGCCTGGCGTGCTGCAGGATCTGGAGGCTTTCTGCCAGGCCCGTGGCTACGCGGGGCTGGTGGCCATGACCGTGTGCTTTAACGCACGCCACGAGCCCACCCGGAAACTCGCGGTCTACAGCCCGCAGGAGCCTCTCCGCAGCACG CTGTGCCGGGCGCTGGAGGAGGCGACGACGCCGTCGCTGCTCCTGCGGCCGCTGCCGAGCCCCTGGCCCTGCGTGGCCGCCTACGCCCAGGGCAACACCGTGGCCACTCGCAAGAAGGTGCTGCCCCTGCTGCGGGCAGCGCTGGGGGGCCTGGGGGCTGCCGGGGGCCCCGAGGAGGAGGTGGTGCCCCCGCCCACCCCCATGAACAGCCTGGTGGAGGAGTGTCCCCTGGCGCAGGCCGTGCCGCCGCTGTGTCCCCAGGATGTCCTGGAGCGGGTCAGCCGCATCGCCGTGGGGCAGCCCCCCGGCTCCCCGAAATAG
- the MINDY1 gene encoding ubiquitin carboxyl-terminal hydrolase MINDY-1, whose protein sequence is MEQEGNPRPPQGGAAGAAIPGAGGGIPGAGGGIPGAGAAIPGAGGGIPGAGAAIPGAGAAIPGAGGGIPGAGGGIPGAGGGIPGAGGGIPGAGGGIPGAAGGIPDAEDVIPGAGGGIPDAGDGIPNAEDMIPGAGGGIPGAGGGIPDAEDAIPGAGDGIPNAGDGIPNAGDGIPDVGNGIPNAGDGIPNAEDGIPSAGGGIPSAGGGIPSAGDAIPNAGGGIPNIGEGIPNVGDAIPNAGDAIPDVEGAIPSVGDRIPDVGDRIPTVGDGIPDIGDAIPGAEDTIPNIGNAIPCAEDTIPNAGDAIPNVGDGIPRVEVAIPSVGDGIPSTGDAIPSGEDRIPNAGDAIPNVGDGIPRVEVAIPGAGDGIPNTGNAIPSGEDRIPNAGDAIPDVGDGIPTVGDGIPDIGDAIPCAEDTIPNAGDGIPRVEVAIPGVGDGIPNTGNAIPSGEDRIPDVGDAIPDVGDGIPNVGDVIPDAGDAIPATGARTPGVGDAIPGAEDAIPGAGDGIPAPGDTIPAAGDGIPGAGDRAPGAGRESPAPAGEGAGARSGQREGDSGPEGPPGGSPEGQPLQEGGSPLAAAPRPAPGAAAEPPRAQPPARAEDFYCVKWIRWKGERTPVVTQSENGPCPLLAVINILLLQWKVKLPPQKEVITAEELMAHLGNCILATQPRDTSEGLQLNFQQNISDTMTVLPKLSTGLDVNVRFTGVSDFEYTPECIVFDLLNIPLYHGWLVDPQSPEQVRAVGKLSYNQLVEKIITCKHAGDSSLVSEGLVAEQFLESTASQLTFHGLCELAARAREGELGVFFRNNHFSTMIKHKGHLYLLVTDQGFLHEEAVVWESLHSVDGDSCFCDAEFHLSHPLGKEGATAAPPDHRLQQRQVDQDYMVALSLQQGLDTPSVLSDLELARQLQHEEYQQHHPHPHPHPHPHPHPAPPQPLPAQVAGRPAGERRQRQRPDLDCTLL, encoded by the exons ATGGAGCAGGAGGGGAACCCCCGGCCCCCGCAGGGCGGTGCGGCTGGGGCCGCGATTCCCGGTGCTGGGGGTGGAATTCCCGGTGCTGGGGGTGGAATTCCCGGTGCTGGGGCCGCGATTCCCGGTGCTGGGGGTGGAATTCCCGGTGCTGGGGCCGCGATTCCCGGTGCTGGGGCCGCGATTCCCGGTGCTGGGGGTGGAATTCCCGGTGCTGGGGGTGGAATTCCCGGTGCTGGGGGTGGAATTCCCGGTGCTGGGGGTGGAATTCCCGGTGCTGGGGGTGGAATTCCCGGTGCTGCGGGTGGAATTCCCGATGCTGAGGACGTGATTCCCGGTGCTGGGGGTGGAATTCCCGATGCTGGCGATGGAATTCCCAATGCTGAGGACATGATTCCCGGTGCTGGGGGTGGAATTCCCGGTGCTGGGGGTGGAATTCCTGATGCTGAGGACGCGATTCCCGGTGCTGGGGACGGAATTCCCAATGCTGGGGATGGAATTCCCAATGCTGGGGATGGAATTCCCGATGTTGGGAATGGAATTCCCAATGCTGGGGATGGAATTCCCAATGCTGAGGATGGAattcccagtgctgggggcggaattcccagtgctgggggcGGAATTCCCAGTGCTGGGGACGCAATTCCCAATGCTGGGGGTGGAATTCCCAATATTGGGGAAGGAATTCCCAATGTTGGGGATGCTATTCCCAATGCTGGGGATGCTATTCCCGATGTTGAGGGTGCAATTCCCAGTGTAGGGGACAGAATTCCCGATGTTGGGGATAGAATTCCCACTGTAGGGGATGGAATTCCTGACATTGGGGACGCGATTCCCGGTGCTGAGGACACAATTCCCAACATTGGGAATGCAATTCCCTGTGCTGAGGACACAATTCCCAATGCTGGGGACGCAATTCCCAATGTtggggatggaattcccagagttGAGGTTGCAATTCCCAGTGTaggggatggaattcccagcaCTGGGGATGCAATTCCCAGTGGTGAGGACAGAATTCCCAATGCTGGGGACGCAATTCCCAATGTtggggatggaattcccagagttGAGGTTGCAATTCCCGGTGCTGGGGATGGAATTCCCAACACTGGGAATGCAATTCCCAGTGGTGAGGACAGAATTCCCAATGCTGGGGACGCAATTCCCGATGTTGGGGATGGAATTCCCACTGTAGGGGATGGAATTCCTGACATTGGGGACGCGATTCCCTGTGCTGAGGACACAATTCCCAATGCtggggatggaattcccagagttGAGGTTGCAATTCCCGGTGTaggggatggaattcccaaCACTGGGAATGCAATTCCCAGTGGTGAGGACAGAATTCCCGATGTTGGGGACGCAATTCCCGATGTTGGGGATGGAATTCCCAATGTTGGGGACGTAATTCCCGATGCTGGGGACGCAATTCCTGCTACTGGGGCCAGAACCCCCGGTGTTGGGGACGCGATTCCCGGTGCTGAGGACGCGATTCCCGGTGCTGGTGACGGAATTCCCGCTCCCGGTGACACAATTCCCGCTGCCGGTGACGGAATTCCCggtgcaggggacagagcccccGGTGCCGGCCGGGAGagccccgccccggccggggAAGGTGCCGGGGCCCGATCCGGGCAGCGGGAAGGGGACTCCGGCCCCGAGGGACCCCCGGGAGGCTCCCCCGAGGGGCAGCCCCTGCAGGAGGGGGGGTCCCCGCTGGCTGccgccccccggcccgccccgggagccgcggccgAGCCCCCCCGGGCCCAGCCCCCCGCCCGGGCCGAGGATTTTTACTGCGTGAAGTGGATCCGCTGGAAAGGGGAGCGGACGCCGGTGGTGACCCAGAGCGAGAACGGGCCCTGCCCGCTCCTGGCCGTCATCAACATCCTCCTCCTGCAGTGGAAG gtGAAGCTGCCCCCGCAGAAGGAGGTGATCACGGCCGAGGAGCTGATGGCACATTTGG GGAATTGCATCCTGGCCACCCAGCCCCGGGACACCTCGGAGGGGCTGCAGCTGAACTTCCAGCAG AACATCAGCGACACCATGACGGTCCTGCCGAAGCTCTCGACGGGGCTGGACGTCAACGTGAGGTTCACGGGGGTCTCAGATTTCGAGTACACCCCCGAGTGCATCGTCTTCGACCTCCTCAACATCCCACTCTACCACGGCTGGCTGGTGGAcccccag AGCCCGGAGCAGGTCCGGGCCGTGGGCAAGCTCAGCTACAACCAGCTGGTGGAGAAGATCATCACCTGCAAACACGCCGGCGACTCCAGCCTGGTGAGCGAAG ggcTGGTGGCCGAGCAGTTCTTGGAGTCCACGGCGTCGCAGCTGACGTTCCACGGGCTGTGCGAGCTCGCGGCCCGCGCCCGCGAGGGCGAGCTCGGCGTCTTCTTCCGCAACAACCACTTCAGCACCATGATCAAGCACAAG GGCCACCTTTACCTGCTGGTGACGGACCAGGGCTTCCTGCACGAGGAGGCCGTGGTGTGGGAGAGCCTGCACAGCGTGGATGGGGACAGCTGCTTCTGTGACGCCGAGTTCCACCTCAGCCACCCCCTGGGCAAGGAGGGGGCCACCGCGGCCCCCCCGGACCACCGGCTGCAGCAGAGACAAGTGGACCAG gatTACATGGtggccctgtccctgcagcaggggctggacACCCCCTCCGTGCTCAGCGACCTGGAGCTGGCACGGCAGCTGCAGCACGAGGAGTACCAGCAGcaccatcctcatcctcatcctcatcctcatcctcatcctcatcctgctcctcctcagccGCTCCCAGCACAG gtggCCGGGCGTCCGGCCGgagagcggcggcagcggcagaGGCCGGATTTGGACTGCACCCTCCTGTAG